The following are encoded together in the Thalassolituus oleivorans MIL-1 genome:
- a CDS encoding fatty acid cis/trans isomerase, which translates to MFYRLLDLLKKVRITQLILPVLLLAGCAAVDWKNTNVESLFGKTVITDHRALANTDNATYYTEQIEPILENRCVVCHSCYDAPCQLKLSSAEGIMRGASKTPIYNGTRLIASEPTRLGIDAENTEEWRNKGFFSVLNERSQTPEINLANSVMYQMLVLKKNQPLPADTLLDDDFKLHLNSERQCPTREEFNEFADDHPLWGMPYALPGLKDEEYSLLTDWIKRGAPMASPRELPRAVEQRVSHWEAYLNSDDLKQQLASRYMYEHLFLASLYFSEEPLFNGSEPQQQPEYFFKLVRSYSAPGLPIRPVATRRPYDDPGAKRIYYRLKRDTSTVVAKTLMPYRLNEERMDWMKSLFNTPDYTVDVLPDYDPKTAANPFIAFQALPINSRYRFMLEESEYIIKGFIKGPVCRGQVALNVIDDHFWAFFVDPDDYDEEQYGKFLAEQSNNLRLPGEAESNTGILANWLRYSNLHSKYLDAKNSMLLDRFPEGKHLNLDLVWDGDGNNPNAALTITRHFDSATVVKGLVGQYPKTAWIVGYPLLERIHYLLVAEFDVFGNVGHQLMTRLYMDFLRMEGEANFLTMLPQNERIKLTNYWYRDASKDVKKHLVDNEAHVLSDPDIRYYSDQPKLELLEMLRNKLEPVLSHQYDLATKVAPEILAALEKINRIQGRAATLMPEISMIMIDDYSGSQKVYTLLRNSAHSNLTGLLYEDENRLPEEDYLTLVPGVMGSHPAAFYRLSSFRLNDFVDAISKLDDESDYYRFATRFAVRRTDSAFWTHSDQMLAWYKKNDPLNAGLLDYNRLENR; encoded by the coding sequence ATGTTTTATCGCTTGCTCGACCTGTTAAAAAAAGTACGTATCACCCAACTCATTTTGCCGGTGTTACTGCTGGCAGGTTGCGCGGCGGTAGACTGGAAGAACACCAATGTTGAATCTCTTTTCGGTAAAACGGTTATTACCGATCACCGTGCATTAGCCAATACAGATAATGCGACTTACTACACAGAACAAATCGAACCTATACTCGAAAACCGCTGTGTGGTTTGTCACTCTTGCTATGATGCTCCTTGCCAACTCAAACTATCCTCCGCAGAAGGGATAATGCGTGGCGCATCAAAAACTCCTATTTATAACGGCACACGCTTAATCGCTAGCGAGCCTACACGATTAGGTATCGACGCTGAGAATACAGAAGAATGGCGTAACAAAGGATTTTTTTCTGTATTGAACGAACGCTCACAAACGCCCGAGATCAATCTAGCCAACTCTGTTATGTACCAAATGCTGGTATTAAAAAAGAACCAGCCACTACCCGCTGATACCCTATTAGACGACGATTTTAAATTACATTTGAATAGTGAGCGTCAATGCCCTACTCGTGAAGAGTTTAATGAATTTGCAGATGATCATCCGCTTTGGGGAATGCCCTACGCTCTACCAGGACTAAAAGACGAGGAATATAGCCTACTTACCGACTGGATCAAGCGCGGTGCGCCAATGGCTAGCCCCAGAGAACTACCCCGTGCTGTGGAGCAGCGAGTGAGTCATTGGGAAGCCTACCTCAACAGTGATGACTTAAAACAGCAGCTTGCTAGTCGTTATATGTACGAGCACTTATTTCTGGCGAGTCTGTATTTCTCTGAAGAGCCACTATTCAATGGTAGCGAACCCCAGCAACAGCCTGAGTATTTTTTCAAACTGGTACGCTCTTATTCAGCGCCAGGATTACCAATCCGCCCAGTTGCGACGCGTCGTCCATATGATGATCCAGGAGCTAAACGCATTTACTATCGTTTAAAACGCGATACCAGCACTGTAGTTGCTAAAACACTAATGCCCTATCGCCTGAACGAAGAGCGTATGGATTGGATGAAATCATTATTCAATACGCCCGACTACACGGTCGACGTACTTCCAGATTACGACCCAAAGACTGCGGCCAATCCCTTTATCGCCTTTCAGGCACTGCCAATCAATAGCCGTTATCGTTTCATGCTGGAGGAATCCGAATACATTATTAAAGGCTTTATCAAGGGACCAGTCTGTCGTGGCCAAGTAGCACTCAATGTTATTGATGATCATTTCTGGGCCTTTTTCGTCGATCCTGACGATTATGACGAAGAACAATATGGAAAGTTTTTAGCTGAACAAAGCAATAATCTACGTTTACCAGGTGAAGCGGAAAGTAATACCGGAATACTCGCCAACTGGCTGCGATATTCCAACCTACACAGTAAGTATCTCGATGCGAAGAATTCCATGTTGCTCGACCGTTTTCCTGAAGGTAAGCACCTGAATCTAGACTTAGTGTGGGATGGTGATGGCAACAATCCGAACGCTGCACTAACAATTACACGTCATTTCGACAGTGCTACTGTGGTGAAAGGCCTAGTTGGCCAGTATCCAAAAACAGCTTGGATTGTCGGTTATCCGTTACTTGAGCGTATTCACTACTTACTGGTCGCAGAATTCGATGTCTTTGGAAATGTAGGACATCAATTAATGACTCGTCTCTATATGGATTTTTTACGTATGGAAGGTGAAGCTAATTTCTTAACCATGCTGCCCCAAAACGAGCGCATTAAACTGACCAACTACTGGTATCGCGATGCTAGCAAGGATGTGAAAAAGCACTTAGTCGACAACGAAGCGCATGTGCTATCTGATCCAGATATTCGCTATTACAGTGATCAGCCAAAACTGGAACTACTGGAAATGCTACGTAATAAACTGGAGCCAGTTCTTTCGCATCAATACGACTTAGCCACAAAAGTCGCCCCTGAAATTCTAGCCGCATTAGAAAAAATCAATCGTATTCAAGGCCGAGCAGCAACCCTAATGCCTGAAATATCAATGATCATGATTGATGACTACAGTGGCTCGCAAAAGGTATATACCCTGCTGCGCAATAGCGCCCACAGTAATCTTACTGGGCTATTGTATGAGGATGAAAACCGCTTACCAGAGGAAGATTATTTGACGCTAGTACCGGGTGTAATGGGTAGTCACCCTGCAGCATTTTATCGTTTATCATCGTTCCGTTTGAACGACTTCGTTGACGCGATATCTAAGCTCGATGACGAAAGTGATTACTACCGCTTTGCTACGCGCTTCGCGGTGCGCAGAACCGATAGTGCATTCTGGACGCACAGCGACCAAATGCTTGCGTGGTACAAGAAAAACGACCCGTTAAATGCAGGCTTATTAGACTACAACCGCCTTGAGAATCGATAA
- a CDS encoding MarC family protein produces MNGFEDVVKQFVLLWSVIDPIGTIPVFLALAAGYTDPTLQRKLAIKATWVATLVLLFFVIAGEFLLDAMSIPLPAFQVAGGIVLFLFAMTMMFGDSKPEEELNMIKKGMHTAVFPLAIPSIASPGAMMAAVLLTDNHRFSWMHQLVTTMIILSVLAITLIFMLLGSRILKIIGEAGASVISRVMGLILASVATNAVLAGIQEYFKSSLG; encoded by the coding sequence ATGAACGGCTTCGAAGATGTTGTTAAACAGTTTGTATTGCTGTGGTCTGTTATCGACCCCATTGGCACTATCCCAGTATTTTTGGCACTAGCCGCGGGTTATACCGATCCCACCCTACAGCGAAAACTAGCAATCAAAGCAACTTGGGTAGCAACGTTAGTATTGCTATTTTTCGTGATAGCGGGTGAATTTTTACTCGATGCGATGAGCATTCCTTTACCGGCATTCCAAGTGGCCGGTGGTATCGTTCTTTTCTTATTTGCAATGACCATGATGTTTGGCGATAGCAAACCAGAAGAAGAATTGAACATGATAAAAAAGGGAATGCACACAGCGGTATTCCCTCTCGCGATCCCATCAATTGCTTCTCCCGGTGCCATGATGGCAGCGGTACTGTTAACCGATAATCATCGTTTTTCTTGGATGCACCAATTGGTGACTACTATGATTATTCTATCCGTCTTAGCGATTACCTTAATCTTTATGCTACTTGGCTCTCGGATTCTGAAAATCATTGGCGAGGCTGGAGCCAGCGTTATAAGCCGTGTTATGGGCCTTATTCTCGCGTCGGTTGCCACCAATGCGGTACTGGCTGGAATCCAAGAATATTTCAAGAGTAGCTTGGGCTAA
- the yegD gene encoding molecular chaperone, whose amino-acid sequence MICGFDYGTSNCAVGVINSKHEVRLLTLDQGKAFMPSALYALERELICEAVANTISLPELQQQFIDLRVNPLAQARRVRREHDIAGDEEILFVGSEAFEQYFSFPEEGYFVKSPKSFLGASGLRPEFIHFFEDIVTAMMQTVKCRAEADLGQELTHTVIGKPVNFQGMNAEKSNQQALDILRVAAQRSGFQQIEFLFEPIAAGLNFEQSLTTNKTVLVVDVGGGTTDCAMVRMGPDHRDKDIRDNDFIGHSGERIGGNDLDIQIAGKQLMPLFGMTAPLKTGKPMPMQTFWNAVSTNDVGALATFNSLDTALYLDQLQRDCAQPELIKRFIKMREDKQNHHLVRSAEQSKIALSDVSEYELDLAYIEAGLGIHLTRTDLAQAIAWPLEKMTNLMSEAINQAGTQPDLIYITGGSAKSPAIRHAVEQKLGNIPVLDGDHFGSVAAGLTVWANRLFR is encoded by the coding sequence ATGATTTGCGGTTTTGACTACGGCACTTCCAACTGTGCCGTTGGTGTAATCAATTCAAAGCATGAAGTGCGCTTGTTGACGTTAGATCAAGGCAAAGCCTTTATGCCATCGGCCTTGTATGCTTTGGAGCGAGAGTTGATTTGCGAGGCGGTCGCAAACACTATCTCATTGCCTGAATTACAGCAGCAGTTTATTGATTTACGCGTTAATCCTTTGGCGCAAGCTCGCCGTGTACGTCGTGAACATGATATTGCTGGTGATGAAGAAATATTATTTGTCGGTTCAGAAGCCTTTGAACAGTATTTTTCTTTTCCGGAAGAAGGCTATTTTGTTAAATCTCCTAAATCTTTTTTAGGCGCTAGCGGTTTACGTCCTGAGTTTATTCACTTTTTTGAAGATATTGTTACGGCCATGATGCAGACGGTAAAGTGTCGAGCAGAAGCTGATTTAGGCCAAGAGCTTACTCATACCGTGATTGGTAAGCCCGTTAACTTTCAAGGAATGAATGCCGAAAAGAGTAATCAACAGGCGTTAGATATTTTGCGCGTAGCAGCGCAACGTAGCGGCTTTCAACAGATTGAGTTTTTATTTGAACCTATTGCTGCGGGTTTGAATTTTGAACAGAGCTTAACCACCAATAAAACCGTGCTGGTTGTTGATGTGGGTGGTGGTACCACCGACTGTGCCATGGTGCGTATGGGTCCTGATCATCGTGACAAGGATATTCGCGACAACGATTTTATCGGTCATAGTGGTGAGCGTATTGGTGGTAATGATTTAGATATTCAGATCGCTGGTAAGCAGTTAATGCCGTTGTTTGGTATGACGGCTCCGCTAAAAACCGGTAAGCCGATGCCAATGCAAACTTTCTGGAACGCAGTGAGTACTAATGACGTCGGTGCGCTTGCTACTTTTAATAGTTTGGATACAGCCTTATATCTGGATCAGCTGCAGCGCGATTGTGCGCAGCCTGAATTAATCAAACGCTTTATAAAAATGCGTGAAGATAAGCAAAATCACCATTTGGTGCGGAGTGCCGAGCAGAGTAAAATTGCTTTGTCGGATGTGAGTGAGTACGAATTAGATTTAGCCTATATCGAAGCTGGCTTAGGTATTCACCTTACCCGTACTGACTTGGCGCAAGCAATTGCTTGGCCGCTAGAAAAAATGACCAATTTAATGTCCGAAGCAATCAATCAAGCAGGTACGCAACCGGATTTAATATACATTACTGGTGGTAGTGCTAAGTCGCCTGCCATTCGTCATGCGGTTGAACAAAAGCTAGGTAATATTCCGGTGTTAGACGGCGATCACTTTGGTAGTGTGGCCGCAGGTCTAACCGTGTGGGCTAATCGTTTATTTCGCTGA
- a CDS encoding MgtC/SapB family protein, giving the protein MTFADITSIAPLDWYAIFSALVCGTIIGLERQLRGKPVGIRTSSLIVLGTYAFVALSQSLNNEVTDTTRIIGQVVTGVGFLGAGVMLSKDGVVMGVTSAATIWALAAIGVCIAVAGHVVAIKLAVLVVLILVGVDILENYSAALTRGVHSKITDWRKRR; this is encoded by the coding sequence ATGACGTTTGCAGATATTACAAGTATTGCACCACTTGATTGGTATGCCATTTTCTCTGCCCTAGTGTGCGGCACGATTATTGGTCTCGAACGTCAACTTCGCGGTAAGCCCGTGGGCATTCGCACGTCGTCTTTAATTGTTTTGGGCACTTATGCTTTTGTTGCTCTATCACAATCCCTCAATAACGAAGTAACAGACACAACCCGTATTATAGGGCAGGTGGTCACAGGGGTTGGGTTTTTGGGCGCTGGGGTTATGCTATCGAAGGACGGTGTGGTCATGGGGGTGACATCAGCCGCTACTATTTGGGCGCTTGCAGCGATCGGTGTCTGTATTGCTGTCGCAGGCCATGTGGTTGCCATTAAATTAGCCGTATTGGTCGTGCTTATCTTAGTGGGTGTTGATATTCTCGAAAACTATTCCGCAGCGCTTACTCGTGGCGTGCATTCTAAAATAACCGATTGGCGTAAGCGTCGTTAA
- a CDS encoding glutathione peroxidase — protein sequence MTSTVKFKFISRGMKQLTLLAMLAVCSGAQAAPETAAVVDEGVYPDSCPAIFHHTMKQLHSSNMLNLCDVTNGHPVLLVNTASHCGFTDQFGDLQKINDKYRDKGLVVIGVSSDSFNQEADDEAEAADVCFKNFGVSFTMLATVPVKGSNAHPLFKEVAEQDTAPKWNFYKYLIDPSGKIVKSHSSFKVPSDKEIESLLQL from the coding sequence ATGACAAGTACAGTAAAATTTAAGTTTATTTCACGGGGTATGAAGCAGCTAACCTTGCTGGCAATGCTTGCTGTGTGCAGTGGCGCGCAAGCCGCTCCAGAAACCGCGGCGGTGGTTGATGAAGGCGTTTATCCTGATTCATGTCCAGCGATCTTTCATCACACTATGAAACAGCTGCACAGTAGTAATATGCTGAACCTGTGTGATGTGACCAATGGCCACCCGGTATTGTTAGTTAATACCGCTAGCCATTGTGGGTTTACCGATCAGTTTGGCGATTTGCAGAAGATTAACGACAAGTACAGAGATAAAGGTTTAGTTGTTATTGGCGTATCGTCGGATTCGTTCAATCAAGAAGCCGACGATGAAGCAGAAGCGGCCGATGTGTGCTTTAAGAATTTTGGTGTGAGTTTTACTATGCTCGCCACTGTGCCGGTTAAAGGCTCTAATGCGCATCCTCTATTTAAAGAAGTTGCTGAGCAAGATACAGCGCCAAAATGGAATTTCTACAAGTACCTGATTGATCCAAGTGGAAAAATTGTAAAATCACACTCTAGCTTTAAAGTACCTAGTGATAAAGAAATCGAATCTTTATTACAGCTGTAA
- a CDS encoding DUF2750 domain-containing protein, giving the protein MTYSLSSKNRQASLALSDNKRYELFVRKVAEEGEIWSLANDEGWVTVTGEDGENCLPVWPHPDYTLDWANGDWADCKPKMIDLATWLERWTPGLDQDETLLVVLPNLKEEAVLVDPLVLDEDIRAALEAAE; this is encoded by the coding sequence ATGACTTACTCATTATCTAGCAAAAACCGTCAAGCATCCTTGGCGTTATCCGACAATAAGCGTTACGAACTTTTTGTTCGCAAAGTGGCAGAAGAGGGTGAGATTTGGAGTCTAGCGAATGACGAAGGTTGGGTAACCGTTACCGGCGAAGATGGTGAGAACTGCTTGCCTGTATGGCCGCATCCAGACTATACCTTGGATTGGGCGAATGGCGATTGGGCTGACTGCAAGCCAAAGATGATAGATCTAGCGACTTGGTTAGAGCGCTGGACTCCGGGCTTAGATCAAGACGAAACCTTACTGGTAGTACTACCTAATTTGAAAGAAGAGGCGGTTTTAGTTGATCCGCTGGTGCTGGATGAGGACATTCGGGCAGCGTTAGAAGCGGCCGAGTAA
- a CDS encoding nucleoid-associated protein produces the protein MALRFFITHQIAKASNDPAAKLNCSVLEGNADEGALAPYYQQAASQLKGILMQRSGKRYGVFSDEQPTVRGLIKDWQRDGMSFQSFSKRLTEHLSSTLDSSEFEMEGYLAYFYETLADHDKLYVFHLRHKESVSVGADMSLTETRYIDFSNTGFGVCINLTDWQQDSDSKYITFSFGRGDKPLQNHMAAGIGFTDTLNTQAETEEFLSIVDQYSQTLPEEQRFEYKAKVVDYCMEHDLRGEPVVFDELADHLAAETKSHPAEAFSHYIIEKKKETRQQQRSNSGLSPEQLAAQGAPMIEVAEAVKAELIPDRKQLRGFIRYSGKNKDLSISFSANLMGEGIEFDAPNKRLIVNAIPESLLKQLKGKSKYDDEG, from the coding sequence ATGGCATTACGTTTTTTCATTACCCACCAAATCGCTAAAGCGAGCAACGATCCGGCGGCGAAACTTAACTGTAGCGTGCTAGAAGGCAATGCCGACGAAGGTGCGCTAGCGCCGTATTATCAGCAAGCGGCTTCTCAGCTGAAAGGCATACTGATGCAACGCAGCGGCAAACGCTATGGCGTATTCTCCGACGAACAGCCGACGGTGCGCGGCCTCATCAAAGATTGGCAACGCGATGGCATGTCGTTCCAAAGCTTCTCCAAACGCCTAACCGAGCACTTAAGCTCGACTCTGGATAGCAGTGAATTTGAGATGGAAGGTTATCTTGCCTATTTTTACGAAACCTTAGCTGATCACGACAAGCTGTATGTATTTCACTTACGCCACAAAGAGAGTGTGAGCGTCGGTGCGGACATGAGCCTGACGGAAACGCGCTACATCGACTTCTCCAATACTGGCTTTGGCGTTTGTATTAACCTAACGGATTGGCAGCAAGATAGTGATAGCAAGTACATCACCTTCTCATTTGGGCGCGGTGATAAGCCACTGCAAAATCATATGGCTGCAGGCATTGGTTTTACCGATACCCTCAACACCCAAGCCGAAACTGAAGAGTTTTTGTCGATAGTGGATCAATACAGCCAAACGCTGCCTGAAGAACAACGCTTTGAGTACAAGGCCAAAGTGGTGGACTACTGCATGGAGCATGATTTACGCGGTGAACCCGTTGTATTTGATGAGCTTGCTGATCATTTAGCCGCCGAAACCAAATCACATCCAGCGGAAGCATTTTCGCATTACATTATCGAGAAGAAAAAAGAAACGCGCCAACAACAGCGCAGTAATTCGGGCCTAAGCCCTGAGCAATTAGCCGCCCAAGGAGCGCCAATGATTGAAGTGGCCGAAGCGGTAAAAGCCGAGTTAATCCCAGATAGAAAACAATTACGTGGATTTATTCGTTACAGCGGTAAGAACAAAGATTTAAGCATTAGTTTTTCCGCTAACTTGATGGGCGAAGGCATTGAATTCGACGCACCCAATAAGCGTCTTATCGTTAACGCCATACCGGAGAGTCTGCTAAAGCAGCTTAAAGGCAAATCGAAATACGACGACGAAGGCTAG
- a CDS encoding DUF3482 domain-containing protein: MTNKQISLPIILSVVGHTNTGKTSLVRTLMRNCDFGEIDNRAGTTRHVESAQIFLGDKAFLELRDTPGLEDSVALAERLQALTSAHLSGRDTLLTFVKDSANKKEFDQELKVLNQILISDIILYVIDCREPVLEKYLFELRCLSMAAKPIIPVLNFIEKSGNHKTEWRKTLADFNFHSLVEFDTVAFSFDAEKRLYRKFQTVLEPYYALLETFIQQREEDWLALRHACIQCSSEFMLAVSKIQVTVDTTTADKNAEVEASARLQNTVRVKEKEQLGRILQLLQFSADDIQYANVPIKDGRWTLDLFAPEALKKFGIDTASAAATGAAIGVGVDVMLAGLSLGTATLAGAILGSSWSTGKRFGKQLLARYRGQYVIGLDQPTITLLLARQAHLLDALFHRGHAAQQQLMLGDDKVTKLDYSEPLQVLKKVQNLAVSDDEELEADITQVLNNWFTTVISA; the protein is encoded by the coding sequence ATGACTAATAAGCAGATTTCGTTACCCATCATATTAAGCGTTGTTGGGCACACCAATACGGGTAAAACCTCGCTAGTGCGTACGCTCATGCGCAATTGTGATTTTGGTGAAATTGATAATCGTGCTGGTACTACACGACATGTCGAGTCGGCGCAGATTTTTCTAGGCGATAAAGCCTTTCTCGAATTGCGTGATACGCCCGGATTAGAAGACTCCGTAGCGCTGGCTGAGCGTTTGCAAGCACTTACATCGGCACATTTGTCGGGGCGTGATACGCTGCTTACCTTTGTAAAAGACTCTGCTAATAAAAAGGAATTTGATCAAGAGCTGAAGGTACTTAATCAAATTTTGATCAGCGATATTATTTTATATGTGATTGATTGCCGCGAACCCGTATTGGAAAAATACCTCTTTGAGTTACGGTGTTTGAGCATGGCTGCAAAGCCGATTATTCCAGTGCTTAATTTTATTGAAAAGAGCGGAAATCACAAAACTGAATGGCGTAAAACCTTAGCCGATTTTAATTTCCATTCCTTGGTCGAATTCGACACGGTAGCATTTAGCTTTGATGCGGAAAAACGCTTGTATCGAAAGTTCCAAACCGTACTTGAGCCCTATTATGCGCTGCTAGAAACCTTTATCCAGCAGCGCGAAGAAGATTGGTTGGCATTAAGGCACGCATGTATTCAATGCAGTAGCGAATTTATGCTGGCAGTCAGTAAAATTCAGGTGACTGTAGATACCACTACGGCAGACAAAAATGCTGAGGTTGAGGCCTCCGCTCGACTACAAAATACGGTGCGAGTTAAAGAAAAAGAACAGCTAGGGCGCATTTTACAGTTACTGCAGTTCTCTGCAGATGATATCCAATACGCCAATGTCCCAATTAAAGACGGGCGTTGGACACTGGATTTATTTGCCCCAGAGGCATTGAAAAAATTTGGTATTGATACCGCGTCTGCTGCGGCAACGGGTGCTGCTATTGGTGTCGGTGTTGACGTCATGCTCGCTGGCTTGAGTTTAGGTACGGCAACGCTTGCCGGCGCCATTTTGGGTTCGTCCTGGAGTACCGGTAAGCGGTTTGGTAAGCAACTATTAGCAAGGTATCGAGGGCAGTATGTCATTGGGCTTGATCAGCCAACGATAACCTTGTTACTTGCACGTCAGGCGCATTTGTTGGATGCCTTGTTTCATCGCGGCCATGCTGCACAGCAGCAACTTATGCTGGGTGACGATAAGGTGACCAAACTTGATTATTCTGAGCCGCTGCAAGTGTTAAAAAAGGTACAGAATTTGGCGGTAAGTGATGATGAAGAACTGGAAGCAGATATCACACAGGTGTTAAACAACTGGTTTACAACGGTGATATCTGCATAG